The following proteins come from a genomic window of Yinghuangia sp. ASG 101:
- a CDS encoding SDR family oxidoreductase, whose product MTAGFTGKVALLTGASRGIGLGIAAELAAGGAKVCLTARRAEELDAAVRELGGPAVAMAVPGRADDAEHRAEAVAAVIDRFGSLDVLVNNAGINPHYGSLMDADLAAVRKILDVNVVSALGWTQAAYGAWMKEHGGTVLNVASVGGIVPGPFIGAYNVSKAALIHLTRQLAAELGPGVRVNAVAPAVVKTRFAEALYEGREEEAAATYPMKRLGVPEDVAKAAGYLLSDDASWITGETLVVDGGVTIGGRVG is encoded by the coding sequence ATGACGGCCGGCTTCACCGGCAAGGTCGCACTGCTCACGGGAGCGAGCCGGGGCATCGGCCTGGGCATCGCCGCCGAACTCGCGGCGGGCGGCGCCAAGGTGTGCCTCACCGCCCGCCGCGCCGAGGAACTGGACGCCGCCGTCCGGGAGTTGGGCGGCCCGGCGGTCGCCATGGCGGTCCCCGGCCGCGCCGACGACGCCGAGCACCGGGCCGAGGCGGTCGCCGCCGTCATCGACCGCTTCGGATCGCTCGACGTGTTGGTCAACAACGCCGGGATCAACCCGCACTACGGCTCCCTCATGGACGCCGACCTGGCGGCGGTGCGCAAGATCCTCGACGTGAACGTCGTCTCGGCACTCGGCTGGACGCAGGCGGCGTACGGCGCGTGGATGAAGGAGCATGGCGGCACGGTGCTCAACGTGGCCTCGGTGGGCGGGATCGTCCCCGGGCCGTTCATCGGCGCGTACAACGTCAGCAAGGCCGCGCTCATCCACCTGACCCGGCAACTCGCCGCCGAACTCGGCCCGGGCGTCCGCGTCAACGCCGTCGCGCCCGCGGTCGTCAAGACGCGTTTCGCGGAGGCGCTGTACGAAGGCCGCGAGGAAGAGGCCGCCGCGACCTACCCCATGAAGCGCCTCGGCGTACCCGAGGACGTGGCGAAGGCGGCGGGCTACCTGCTGTCGGACGACGCGTCGTGGATCACCGGCGAGACGCTGGTCGTCGACGGGGGCGTCACCATCGGCGGCCGTGTGGGCTGA
- a CDS encoding universal stress protein, whose protein sequence is MTQDEPRGVVVGVDGSEPARRALDWAMTEAELRRLPLHVVSAAPPAGTYAAMAPGGVYVEDMHSTLEAVRGETEAMVGDVNHARERPFDGELHVQVFAGTATEVLLGMSERHVLVVVGSRGTGGFSRLLLGSVSTAVVHHSACPVLVVRD, encoded by the coding sequence ATGACACAGGACGAGCCGCGCGGAGTCGTGGTCGGCGTCGACGGCTCGGAGCCGGCCCGGCGCGCCCTCGACTGGGCGATGACCGAGGCGGAACTGCGGCGGCTCCCGCTCCACGTGGTGAGTGCGGCACCCCCGGCCGGCACCTACGCCGCGATGGCCCCCGGCGGGGTCTACGTCGAGGACATGCACTCCACCCTGGAGGCGGTGCGCGGCGAGACCGAGGCGATGGTCGGCGACGTCAACCACGCCCGCGAACGCCCGTTCGACGGCGAACTGCACGTCCAGGTCTTCGCCGGAACCGCGACCGAGGTGCTGCTCGGCATGTCGGAGCGGCACGTCCTCGTCGTCGTCGGATCGCGCGGCACCGGCGGCTTCTCCCGCCTGCTGCTCGGCTCGGTGAGCACCGCCGTCGTCCACCACTCCGCGTGCCCCGTGCTGGTGGTCCGCGACTGA
- a CDS encoding phosphotransferase family protein, with the protein MSPTVPTGVNPDEVTAWLAARVPSLVPPLTFTPIVGGHSNLTYIVADAAGTRWVLRRPPLGHVLATAHDMGREHRILAALGSGRTAVPVPAVVGLSPDDSVNGAPFYVMDFVDGAVLRHADETRRALDLPARRHAGDQLADTLAAIHAVDIDAAGLDGLGRREDYIGRQLRRWHRQWDATRVPGVPGIDEVHAALAASVPAQQGATIVHGDFRLDNCLIGGDGSVRAVLDWELCTLGDPLADVGTALMYWVEAGGKDVMIASDGTAAEGFPTRGDFAARYAAATGRDLSGIHWYVAFAYWRLACILAGVLHRFNAGAMGDQAGDGGSSRFTPEGLADLAGRARTILDEGRFGA; encoded by the coding sequence ATGAGCCCCACCGTGCCCACCGGGGTGAACCCGGACGAGGTCACCGCCTGGCTCGCCGCGCGGGTGCCCTCCCTCGTCCCCCCGCTGACCTTCACGCCGATCGTCGGCGGCCACTCCAACCTCACGTACATCGTGGCCGACGCCGCCGGGACGCGGTGGGTGCTGCGCCGGCCCCCGCTCGGCCACGTCCTGGCCACCGCCCACGACATGGGCCGCGAACACCGCATCCTCGCGGCACTCGGGTCGGGCCGCACCGCTGTCCCGGTCCCGGCCGTCGTCGGCCTCAGCCCCGACGACTCGGTCAACGGAGCGCCGTTCTACGTCATGGACTTCGTCGACGGCGCGGTGCTGCGCCACGCCGACGAGACCCGACGGGCCCTCGACCTCCCGGCCCGCCGCCACGCCGGCGACCAACTGGCCGACACCCTCGCCGCGATCCACGCGGTCGACATCGACGCGGCCGGACTCGACGGCCTCGGCCGCCGCGAGGACTACATCGGCCGCCAACTGCGGCGCTGGCACCGCCAATGGGACGCCACCCGCGTCCCCGGGGTGCCCGGCATCGACGAGGTCCACGCCGCGCTCGCGGCGTCCGTTCCGGCCCAGCAGGGCGCCACGATCGTGCACGGCGACTTCCGGCTCGACAACTGCCTCATCGGCGGCGACGGTTCCGTGCGGGCCGTCCTGGACTGGGAGCTGTGCACCCTCGGCGACCCGCTCGCGGACGTCGGAACGGCCCTGATGTACTGGGTCGAGGCGGGCGGCAAGGACGTCATGATCGCCTCCGACGGCACCGCCGCGGAAGGCTTCCCCACGCGCGGCGACTTCGCCGCCCGGTACGCCGCCGCCACCGGCCGCGACCTGTCCGGGATCCACTGGTACGTGGCCTTCGCCTACTGGCGCCTGGCCTGCATCCTCGCCGGCGTCCTCCACCGCTTCAACGCCGGCGCGATGGGCGACCAGGCCGGCGACGGCGGCTCGTCCCGCTTCACCCCCGAAGGACTCGCCGACCTCGCGGGCCGGGCGCGGACCATCCTCGACGAAGGGAGGTTCGGGGCATGA
- a CDS encoding TetR/AcrR family transcriptional regulator yields the protein MMPPRNRLMRDEIRVTATRLFGVRGLGAVTLQEIADELGVSKAALYHYFPNKEALVREIFEEWARVAVDRISAVVALDEPASVRLRRILERHVLALTRDLHLYTLGFRDQDQLPASAREVFDRFKRDVDTAVGTVIREGVENGEFTPVDPKIAGFAVIGMCNWMFKWYRPDGRYEPHELAAMLARMALGGLLRRDHPGTDGEALDRAALIAEMAADLQREVDTLRAAVYQNACDRPAHPGPGGPAVPEHTS from the coding sequence ATGATGCCGCCCCGCAACCGCCTGATGCGCGACGAGATACGCGTCACCGCGACGAGGCTGTTCGGCGTGCGCGGGCTGGGGGCCGTGACGCTGCAGGAGATCGCGGACGAACTGGGCGTCTCCAAGGCCGCGCTCTACCACTACTTCCCGAACAAGGAAGCCCTCGTCCGGGAGATCTTCGAGGAGTGGGCGCGCGTCGCCGTCGACCGCATCTCCGCGGTCGTCGCGCTCGACGAGCCCGCGTCCGTCAGGCTCCGCCGCATCCTCGAACGGCACGTGCTGGCCCTCACCCGCGACCTGCACCTCTACACCCTCGGCTTCCGCGACCAGGACCAGCTCCCGGCGAGCGCGCGCGAGGTCTTCGACCGGTTCAAGCGCGACGTCGACACCGCCGTCGGCACGGTGATCCGCGAGGGCGTCGAGAACGGCGAGTTCACCCCGGTCGACCCGAAGATCGCCGGGTTCGCGGTCATCGGCATGTGCAACTGGATGTTCAAGTGGTACCGCCCGGACGGCAGGTACGAGCCGCACGAACTCGCCGCCATGCTGGCCCGCATGGCGCTCGGCGGCCTGCTGCGCCGCGACCACCCCGGGACGGACGGCGAGGCGCTGGACCGCGCCGCGCTCATCGCCGAGATGGCCGCCGACCTCCAGCGCGAGGTGGACACCCTCCGGGCCGCCGTGTACCAGAACGCGTGCGACAGACCCGCACACCCCGGGCCCGGAGGTCCGGCCGTGCCGGAGCACACCTCGTGA
- a CDS encoding acyl-CoA dehydrogenase family protein: MAWDFSTEPEFEEQLDWMRGFVRDEIYPLETLHLDYATLQAATAPLKEQVKARGLWAAHLPPALGGQGFGQVRLGLMHEILGRTAYGPVVFGNNAPDSGNAELLSHGIAFSGREWQRDKWLTPLLDGKIRSGFSMTEPDTAGSDPTLLATRAVRDGDEWVIDGHKWFTSNGSVADILIAMVVTDPDAAPHSRASMIVVPADTPGVEIVRDVVTLEDPGRTERLQPEGFGGHAEIRYHSVRVPYDYLVGGEGDGFKLAQLRLGPGRIHHCMRWLGQAQRAMDMLCERALSRHAHGSLLAEKQSVQNWIADSYAEIQAARLMTLHAAWRMDRDGAPAARTEISAIKFFGAKVLYDVIDRAIQIHGALGFSADLPLERMYRWARASRIYDGADEVHRVTVARRVLRDYRPADVPTEHVPTRREAARKKFATLLDAAEGQA; encoded by the coding sequence ATGGCCTGGGACTTCTCCACGGAGCCCGAGTTCGAGGAACAACTCGACTGGATGCGCGGGTTCGTCCGCGACGAGATCTACCCGCTGGAGACGCTGCACCTCGACTACGCGACGCTGCAGGCCGCGACGGCCCCGCTCAAGGAGCAGGTCAAGGCCCGCGGCCTGTGGGCCGCCCACCTGCCTCCGGCCCTCGGCGGCCAGGGCTTCGGCCAGGTCAGGCTCGGCCTCATGCACGAAATCCTCGGGCGCACCGCCTACGGGCCCGTGGTCTTCGGCAACAACGCCCCCGACTCCGGCAACGCCGAACTGCTCTCCCACGGCATCGCCTTCTCCGGCCGCGAGTGGCAGCGCGACAAGTGGCTCACGCCGCTCCTCGACGGGAAGATCCGCAGCGGCTTCTCGATGACCGAGCCCGACACCGCCGGCTCCGACCCGACGCTGCTGGCCACCCGGGCCGTCCGCGACGGCGACGAGTGGGTCATCGACGGCCACAAGTGGTTCACGTCCAACGGCTCGGTCGCCGACATCCTCATCGCCATGGTCGTCACCGACCCCGACGCCGCACCCCACAGCCGCGCGTCGATGATCGTCGTCCCCGCCGACACCCCCGGCGTGGAGATCGTGCGCGACGTGGTCACCCTGGAGGACCCCGGCCGCACCGAACGCCTCCAGCCGGAGGGTTTCGGCGGCCACGCCGAGATCCGCTACCACTCGGTGCGCGTGCCGTACGACTACCTCGTCGGCGGCGAAGGCGACGGCTTCAAGCTCGCGCAGCTGCGCCTCGGCCCCGGCCGCATCCACCACTGCATGCGCTGGCTCGGGCAGGCCCAGCGGGCCATGGACATGCTGTGCGAGCGCGCGCTGTCCCGCCACGCGCACGGGTCACTGCTCGCCGAGAAGCAGTCCGTGCAGAACTGGATCGCCGACTCGTACGCCGAGATCCAGGCCGCCCGCCTGATGACCCTGCACGCCGCGTGGCGCATGGACCGCGACGGCGCCCCGGCCGCCCGCACCGAGATCTCCGCCATCAAGTTCTTCGGCGCCAAGGTGCTCTACGACGTCATCGACCGCGCCATCCAGATCCACGGCGCCCTCGGCTTCTCCGCCGACCTCCCGCTGGAGCGCATGTACCGCTGGGCCCGCGCGTCCCGCATCTACGACGGCGCCGACGAGGTGCACCGCGTCACCGTCGCCCGCCGCGTGCTGCGCGACTACCGGCCGGCCGACGTCCCCACCGAACACGTGCCGACCCGGCGCGAGGCGGCCCGCAAGAAGTTCGCAACGCTCCTGGACGCGGCGGAGGGACAGGCGTGA
- a CDS encoding LysR family transcriptional regulator produces MNFTLVQLRYFVAAARHRSMTGASRELMVSQSAISAAIAHLEREFGVQLLVRHHAKGLSLTASGERFLGEARGLLGHADEMAATAKAFGGALRGRLTLGCAEGVAPFHLAPLLAEFAVRCPEVDVALADGRDDADLREDLLDGGCELALVHDVGDGDVLEGEVLARTPPHVIVAPGHELADAKAVSLRAFADEPMILLDLPAHRDYTASLVRRVGINPRIRFRSRGPELVRALVAAGQGFAILAERPATDTTYDGGRVVALDCTDDLPPLPLLLVHARGIRPTRRAAAFAAVCRERFVRASGGAARG; encoded by the coding sequence ATGAACTTCACCCTGGTGCAACTGCGCTATTTCGTGGCCGCCGCGCGGCACCGCAGCATGACCGGGGCGTCGCGCGAGCTCATGGTGTCGCAGTCGGCGATCTCCGCGGCGATCGCCCACCTCGAACGCGAGTTCGGGGTCCAACTGCTGGTGCGCCACCACGCCAAGGGCCTGTCCCTCACCGCGTCGGGCGAGCGGTTCCTCGGCGAGGCGCGCGGCCTGCTGGGCCACGCCGACGAGATGGCCGCTACCGCGAAGGCGTTCGGCGGCGCGCTGCGCGGGCGGCTCACACTCGGTTGCGCGGAGGGCGTCGCGCCGTTCCATCTGGCGCCGCTGCTCGCCGAGTTCGCCGTACGGTGCCCCGAGGTCGACGTCGCGCTGGCGGACGGCCGGGACGACGCCGACCTGCGCGAGGACCTCCTGGACGGCGGGTGCGAGCTGGCGCTCGTCCACGATGTGGGCGACGGCGACGTCCTGGAGGGGGAGGTGCTGGCCCGGACCCCGCCCCACGTCATCGTGGCGCCCGGCCACGAACTGGCGGACGCGAAGGCGGTGTCGCTGCGGGCCTTCGCGGACGAGCCGATGATCCTGCTGGACCTGCCGGCCCACCGCGACTACACCGCCTCGCTGGTGCGGCGCGTCGGGATCAACCCGCGCATACGCTTCCGCTCCCGCGGGCCCGAACTGGTCCGTGCGCTGGTCGCGGCGGGCCAGGGTTTCGCGATCCTCGCCGAGCGGCCCGCCACCGACACGACGTACGACGGCGGGCGCGTCGTGGCGCTGGACTGCACCGACGACCTGCCGCCGCTGCCGCTGCTGCTCGTCCACGCGCGCGGCATCCGCCCCACCCGCAGGGCCGCCGCGTTCGCCGCGGTCTGCCGGGAGCGGTTCGTGCGCGCCTCGGGCGGCGCCGCGCGGGGGTGA